Proteins encoded within one genomic window of Halocatena marina:
- a CDS encoding DUF2070 family protein: protein MTRTQGDLASLSRFIFRAPSWYASVAFSLLIAALTGIAAFDSPFILADAWQGIFFIGVPTVIASVLTPYVDLRVGGQLTPNRASLLALFCELVVVVILTASGAIAVLTQLNQRFVFDMLIAALASMFAIRLLVVMAISRKSLLIASVPASIQTVAAAALLFTYSGTITYLEIGGPIIQSFFARSGRAPEQFPAVVPEDFVLLGGICVFYAFASWLFIVTIDRPWQRSLGVSVLDFIRGFVGHIAEGTRELEDFFEQLGEEAVVPITVLSFRRASDRTEKARFVLPMIHPGPMGEIGGGNLPERVAQSTEGLGFPPHATAGHDFNLVTEREVDTVIDAAERAYESIEYETTATQSVRTRDDEVSILGQAFGDSALLIGTYSPSFADDIEYAVGLSASAEARASGLDTVMLVDAHNCNNGLSGPDLGHVAPGSHRSFSMLQAASEAGTELASAHRAPIQLGTAWDRTAWSIHQGIGPLGVRVAVIEIDGQRTAYVLIDGNNMEPGLRDRIVETITVQQQQRVPIAADGSGRIADEHGRAAIDNAEVMTTDTHVVNTINPDNQVGSVIPHEELVDLIAELTSKAADDLEPVEAGMGKERTTVTVFGNDRTETLASHANAMTSMGSALAAAFILAVMAVSVLIFFVT, encoded by the coding sequence ATGACACGAACTCAAGGAGATCTTGCAAGCCTCTCTCGGTTCATCTTTCGTGCGCCGAGTTGGTATGCGAGTGTCGCGTTTTCACTGCTCATTGCTGCGCTCACAGGCATTGCTGCATTTGATTCTCCGTTCATTCTTGCGGATGCGTGGCAGGGAATCTTTTTCATCGGCGTCCCAACCGTCATCGCAAGTGTCCTCACACCCTACGTCGATCTGCGAGTCGGTGGTCAGCTTACTCCAAATCGCGCGTCACTGCTCGCACTCTTTTGTGAACTCGTCGTCGTCGTAATCCTAACCGCTTCGGGCGCTATTGCGGTGCTCACACAACTCAACCAGCGATTCGTTTTCGACATGCTCATCGCGGCACTTGCGAGCATGTTCGCCATCCGACTACTCGTTGTGATGGCGATCTCGCGGAAATCGCTTCTCATCGCGTCTGTTCCGGCGAGTATCCAGACTGTCGCTGCAGCTGCTCTTCTGTTTACGTACAGCGGGACAATCACGTATCTCGAAATTGGTGGCCCGATTATCCAGTCGTTCTTCGCTCGATCGGGACGCGCTCCGGAACAGTTTCCCGCGGTCGTCCCCGAGGATTTTGTCCTCCTCGGTGGCATCTGTGTCTTCTATGCATTCGCTTCGTGGCTCTTCATCGTCACTATCGACCGGCCGTGGCAGCGTAGCCTCGGTGTGAGCGTCCTCGATTTCATCCGTGGGTTCGTGGGTCACATCGCGGAGGGAACACGAGAGTTGGAGGATTTCTTCGAACAACTCGGAGAGGAAGCCGTTGTTCCCATCACCGTCCTCTCGTTTCGGCGGGCGAGCGATCGAACAGAGAAGGCGCGATTTGTTCTTCCGATGATTCACCCCGGACCAATGGGCGAGATCGGTGGTGGAAATCTTCCAGAGCGTGTCGCACAGAGCACGGAAGGACTCGGATTCCCACCACACGCAACTGCCGGTCACGATTTCAATCTCGTCACGGAACGCGAGGTCGACACGGTTATCGACGCCGCCGAACGAGCGTACGAGTCGATCGAGTACGAAACCACCGCCACTCAAAGTGTTCGAACACGCGATGACGAAGTGTCCATCCTCGGACAGGCGTTCGGTGACAGCGCACTCCTCATTGGCACCTACTCTCCATCGTTTGCCGATGATATCGAATACGCTGTCGGGCTGTCGGCGTCGGCCGAGGCACGTGCTAGTGGACTCGATACCGTCATGCTCGTCGACGCTCACAACTGTAACAACGGTCTTTCGGGTCCCGACCTCGGTCATGTTGCGCCCGGGAGCCACCGATCGTTCTCAATGCTCCAAGCGGCGAGCGAGGCCGGTACAGAGCTCGCCTCAGCCCATCGTGCCCCGATCCAACTCGGTACCGCGTGGGATCGTACTGCGTGGTCCATCCATCAGGGCATCGGGCCACTCGGCGTTCGCGTCGCTGTCATCGAAATCGATGGACAACGGACTGCGTACGTCCTCATCGATGGGAACAACATGGAGCCAGGACTCCGGGATCGTATCGTCGAGACCATCACGGTACAGCAACAGCAACGCGTTCCGATCGCAGCCGACGGCAGTGGTAGAATTGCCGACGAGCACGGACGTGCTGCCATCGATAATGCTGAAGTGATGACCACCGACACCCACGTCGTCAACACTATCAACCCTGACAATCAGGTCGGCTCTGTGATTCCTCACGAGGAACTCGTGGACCTCATTGCCGAACTCACCTCGAAAGCCGCCGACGATCTCGAACCCGTCGAAGCTGGAATGGGGAAAGAACGGACGACGGTGACTGTGTTCGGCAATGATCGCACCGAAACGCTCGCGAGCCACGCAAACGCTATGACCTCAATGGGCAGTGCACTCGCCGCCGCGTTCATCCTCGCTGTGATGGCAGTGAGCGTGCTGATCTTCTTCGTTACGTGA
- a CDS encoding GMP synthase subunit A — translation MVRIDVVDNHGQFTHLEQRALRDIGVDTALLDNTTPPEEIEADGLVLSGGPDIADSGRCAEYLDLEIPVLGICLGMQVMAASLGGQVDDGEYGGYADVTVEIVDENDPLVGSLAPETRVWASHADEVTALPRGFSLAGRSDVCAIEAMSDPDRDLYGVQWHPEVAHTEAGEEVFENFRTCCE, via the coding sequence ATGGTGCGTATCGACGTGGTCGACAACCACGGACAGTTCACCCATCTGGAGCAGCGTGCGCTCCGTGATATCGGCGTGGACACCGCCCTCCTCGACAACACGACCCCTCCAGAGGAGATTGAGGCCGACGGTCTCGTGCTCTCTGGCGGGCCAGATATCGCCGACAGTGGTCGCTGTGCGGAGTATCTCGATCTCGAAATTCCTGTTCTCGGGATTTGCCTCGGGATGCAGGTGATGGCTGCGTCACTCGGAGGTCAGGTCGATGATGGCGAATACGGGGGATATGCAGACGTTACTGTCGAGATCGTGGACGAAAACGATCCGCTCGTCGGCTCACTCGCGCCCGAGACCCGAGTGTGGGCCAGCCACGCTGATGAGGTGACAGCACTTCCACGTGGGTTTTCGCTCGCGGGACGAAGTGACGTGTGCGCTATCGAGGCCATGAGTGATCCTGACCGTGACCTCTACGGCGTGCAGTGGCATCCTGAAGTCGCTCATACGGAAGCCGGAGAGGAGGTTTTCGAGAATTTCAGGACCTGCTGTGAGTAA
- a CDS encoding (R)-citramalate synthase, with translation MTDLFGGPPESTPLSCSDVQFLDTTLRDGEQAPGISLTPAEKAEIATKLDSAGVSVIEAGSACTGAGERETIARVADLDLDATVTSFARGVQRDIDLALDCGVDGINLVVPASDRHIEQKVGTTRDSVIEKTVDLTEYANDHGLWVEVLGEDGSRSELQFLERLMESALDAGADRVCYCDTVGHATPDRTMEVVSRLTALGPTSTHTHDDLGLAVTNALVSIVAGADLVHATVNGIGERAGNAALEEIAIALDHGYSVETLDTTKLYDLAQTVATGTGISLAPNKAVVGENAFTHESGIHTDGTLKDDAMYEPYPPETVGRERRLVLGKHAGRAGVRAALDEHGVDVTDEELGAIVEQVKAIGDRGKRVTDADLLTIAEDVQDRERDRRVELLDLTAASGGATPTASARLAVDGEERVASGVGSGPVDAAVSAVREALAIDATLESYRVDAITGGTDALVTVEVVVSRSDQSVTVTASDADITRASVVAMVDAFDRLLASDVSSVAIADD, from the coding sequence GTGACCGATTTATTCGGGGGCCCCCCCGAATCAACCCCTCTCTCCTGTTCTGACGTACAGTTTCTCGATACAACACTCCGTGACGGCGAGCAAGCGCCAGGGATTTCGCTTACTCCAGCGGAGAAGGCCGAGATAGCAACAAAACTCGATAGTGCTGGCGTCAGCGTTATCGAAGCTGGTAGTGCCTGCACAGGCGCGGGTGAGCGCGAAACCATCGCTCGCGTCGCAGATCTCGACCTCGACGCAACGGTGACGAGCTTTGCTCGTGGCGTCCAGCGTGACATCGACCTCGCGCTCGATTGCGGCGTTGATGGCATCAACCTCGTCGTCCCGGCGAGTGACCGCCACATTGAGCAGAAAGTCGGGACGACCCGCGATTCAGTGATCGAAAAGACCGTCGATCTCACGGAGTACGCAAACGACCACGGGCTCTGGGTCGAGGTCCTCGGTGAAGACGGATCTCGATCGGAACTGCAGTTCCTCGAGCGGTTGATGGAAAGCGCACTTGATGCCGGAGCTGACCGTGTCTGTTACTGTGACACCGTTGGCCACGCAACGCCCGATCGAACGATGGAGGTCGTCTCTCGACTCACAGCGCTCGGGCCGACGAGTACGCACACCCACGACGATCTCGGGCTCGCAGTGACGAACGCACTGGTGAGCATCGTTGCCGGAGCCGACCTCGTTCACGCTACTGTCAACGGTATCGGCGAACGTGCGGGCAACGCCGCGTTAGAGGAGATCGCCATCGCGCTCGATCACGGCTACAGCGTGGAAACACTCGATACGACCAAGCTCTACGACCTCGCTCAGACGGTCGCAACTGGAACCGGGATCTCGCTCGCGCCGAACAAGGCCGTCGTCGGTGAGAACGCATTCACCCACGAGTCGGGGATTCACACCGACGGCACCCTCAAGGACGACGCGATGTACGAACCGTATCCACCCGAGACGGTTGGTCGAGAGCGGCGGCTCGTGCTCGGAAAACACGCCGGACGGGCTGGCGTCCGAGCTGCACTCGACGAACACGGCGTGGATGTGACCGACGAAGAGTTAGGCGCAATCGTCGAGCAGGTGAAAGCCATCGGTGATCGAGGAAAGCGGGTCACTGACGCTGACCTCCTCACAATCGCCGAGGACGTACAAGACCGCGAACGCGACCGACGCGTTGAGCTGCTCGATCTCACTGCGGCCAGCGGTGGCGCAACGCCAACTGCGAGCGCCCGGCTTGCTGTCGACGGAGAAGAGCGCGTTGCGAGCGGTGTTGGAAGCGGTCCTGTCGATGCGGCCGTGAGTGCTGTCCGCGAAGCACTCGCCATCGATGCGACGCTTGAGTCCTACCGCGTCGATGCCATCACCGGAGGGACTGATGCGCTCGTCACCGTCGAGGTCGTGGTATCACGCAGTGATCAGTCAGTCACTGTCACAGCGAGTGATGCCGACATCACCCGCGCAAGCGTCGTCGCAATGGTCGATGCGTTCGATCGTTTGCTCGCAAGTGATGTCTCATCAGTCGCCATCGCAGACGACTAA
- the npdG gene encoding NADPH-dependent F420 reductase has protein sequence MRIALCGGTGDIGEGLALRWARDSPHEVIIGSRDPERARTKAAEYEEELASRGVEVSINGFANEMAADRADVVVLSVPAYHLADTIEAIADRIDSDTTLVSPAVGMKRDDAGFHYNRPSGGSVVELAANAAPDDVPVIGAFHNLAAGTLANLDVTFELDTIVLGDDADAKGIVMSLAADIDGLRALDGGGIANAAEVEGITPLLINIAMNNEELHDLGVVFR, from the coding sequence ATGCGAATCGCACTGTGCGGCGGAACCGGTGATATCGGCGAAGGACTTGCGCTGCGGTGGGCACGCGACTCCCCACACGAGGTCATCATCGGTTCACGTGATCCCGAACGGGCCCGTACGAAGGCCGCAGAATACGAGGAGGAATTAGCAAGCCGTGGCGTTGAGGTCTCTATCAATGGCTTTGCAAACGAGATGGCCGCTGACCGTGCGGACGTGGTCGTTCTCTCCGTTCCAGCGTATCATCTCGCGGACACCATCGAGGCAATTGCTGACCGCATCGATTCGGATACCACGCTGGTTTCGCCCGCCGTTGGGATGAAGCGTGACGACGCAGGCTTTCACTACAACCGTCCATCGGGTGGAAGTGTCGTCGAACTCGCTGCAAACGCCGCTCCCGATGACGTCCCTGTTATCGGTGCGTTCCACAATCTCGCTGCGGGGACGCTCGCAAACCTCGACGTGACGTTCGAGTTGGACACAATCGTCCTCGGTGACGATGCGGATGCGAAAGGGATCGTCATGTCTCTCGCAGCAGATATCGACGGACTGCGTGCACTCGATGGCGGCGGTATCGCCAACGCTGCTGAAGTCGAGGGAATTACGCCGTTGCTCATCAACATCGCGATGAACAACGAGGAACTGCACGACCTCGGTGTGGTGTTTCGGTAG
- a CDS encoding NUDIX domain-containing protein produces MGKNACPTCTVHIFHVPCPCAGVAVRKEATVLLIQRASPPYQGTWALPGGVIEYGESPDEAATRELREELNLTVSPTDLTLTSTRGWNDEVDDPYDVSTVRVCFGVSRVQTTGEPKAGADVQAVRFWSPEEIEAELQPGELTQIQQAMQQVEH; encoded by the coding sequence ATGGGAAAGAACGCGTGTCCCACCTGCACAGTTCATATCTTCCATGTTCCCTGTCCGTGTGCCGGTGTTGCCGTACGGAAGGAAGCGACTGTCCTCCTGATCCAGCGTGCATCCCCACCGTATCAGGGGACATGGGCCCTTCCCGGTGGCGTGATCGAATATGGCGAATCTCCCGACGAAGCTGCCACAAGAGAACTGAGAGAAGAATTAAACCTAACAGTCTCTCCAACCGATCTGACCCTCACCTCCACTCGCGGGTGGAACGACGAGGTAGATGATCCGTATGATGTCTCTACGGTTCGCGTCTGCTTTGGCGTCTCACGAGTCCAGACGACAGGGGAACCGAAAGCCGGGGCAGACGTACAAGCGGTCCGGTTCTGGTCCCCCGAAGAAATCGAAGCCGAGTTACAACCGGGTGAGTTGACGCAGATTCAACAAGCGATGCAGCAGGTTGAACACTAA
- a CDS encoding MarR family transcriptional regulator → MPIKFDTYPAEGTNLSLRTGTNAYEILSFLAEHPDTGFTPSELHEATGVKRGSVSPTLARLEDNGLVRHKGEYWAIAPEDRLGVYAGVLHSLDAVREQFAGDYYDRNPDWADDLPDITEESGDTDE, encoded by the coding sequence ATGCCGATCAAGTTCGACACGTATCCAGCCGAAGGGACAAATCTCAGTCTTCGTACGGGGACAAACGCGTATGAGATACTCTCGTTCCTCGCAGAGCATCCCGACACTGGCTTCACTCCGAGCGAGCTTCACGAGGCAACCGGCGTCAAGCGCGGATCGGTCAGTCCAACGCTTGCTCGCCTCGAAGACAACGGATTGGTGCGTCACAAAGGTGAATATTGGGCAATCGCGCCTGAAGACCGCCTTGGAGTGTACGCCGGGGTATTGCATAGCCTCGATGCGGTGCGCGAACAGTTTGCGGGCGATTATTACGACCGAAATCCTGATTGGGCAGATGATCTGCCGGACATTACCGAGGAGTCGGGGGACACTGACGAATGA
- a CDS encoding type II toxin-antitoxin system PemK/MazF family toxin, translating into MTHPRGAVVVADDPFGRTPRRPYLIVSDDHHPFVGMQYIAIGITTSNYDEAFPIRGHLTDGTLKREAESQAAPWAVVTLKHSNITKRIAQIEQSLIDTVAHAAVGYLGLEV; encoded by the coding sequence ATGACCCATCCGCGGGGTGCGGTGGTGGTCGCTGACGACCCGTTCGGCCGGACACCCCGACGCCCGTATCTAATCGTCAGTGACGACCATCATCCGTTTGTGGGCATGCAATACATCGCTATTGGCATCACCACGTCAAACTACGACGAGGCATTCCCAATCAGGGGTCATTTGACAGACGGGACACTCAAACGAGAGGCAGAAAGTCAGGCCGCGCCGTGGGCCGTTGTTACGCTCAAACACAGTAACATAACCAAACGGATTGCACAAATCGAGCAATCACTCATCGATACCGTCGCCCATGCGGCGGTCGGCTACCTCGGTCTCGAAGTATGA
- a CDS encoding GNAT family N-acetyltransferase yields MELRELETDEEYQRAIPIIQQLWTDADASFIRSWAEEDGYRLFGLHVDGTLVGVVGISIQRVLHHTRHVWVHDLVIDEAHRSNGYGTQLLSFVAEWAREHDCEYVALAGRLGNEEARQFYESNGMVRWGHVFETEIETH; encoded by the coding sequence ATGGAACTCCGGGAACTGGAGACTGACGAGGAGTACCAGCGAGCGATCCCAATCATCCAGCAGTTGTGGACCGATGCCGATGCGTCGTTTATCCGATCGTGGGCCGAGGAAGACGGCTATCGGCTGTTCGGGCTACACGTGGACGGAACGCTCGTCGGAGTCGTCGGAATCTCAATTCAGCGAGTCCTTCATCATACGAGACACGTGTGGGTCCACGACCTCGTCATCGATGAAGCACATCGCTCGAACGGATACGGGACGCAACTCCTCTCGTTCGTTGCGGAGTGGGCGCGAGAGCACGACTGTGAGTACGTCGCGTTGGCTGGACGACTTGGGAACGAAGAAGCCCGTCAGTTCTACGAATCGAACGGAATGGTTCGGTGGGGTCACGTGTTCGAAACAGAGATCGAGACTCACTGA
- a CDS encoding enoyl-CoA hydratase/isomerase family protein — MSEYETIRVEYDGSIAHITLDSPSRFNSLTMSMADELLTVITDLSDDPSVRCLTLTGNSEAFCSGADLTAFDGDASDAPRLRRLASTLHDSVIQLHQAETPIVTGINAVAAGAGVGVALSGDLVVMNEDASIEFAYPRIGLTGDGGATFLLPRLVGLRRAKEIALLDEPIGADHAVSLGLVTESVPADEFEQHLHDVAQRLADGPTVALSATKRLLTESFDRDLAQQLADETNTIAQAAQTEDYQRGYEAFFGDDDPEFVGR; from the coding sequence ATGTCCGAATACGAGACTATTCGCGTCGAGTACGACGGTTCGATTGCGCACATCACGCTCGACAGTCCCAGTCGCTTCAACTCGCTTACGATGTCGATGGCGGACGAGCTATTGACTGTCATTACTGATCTGAGCGACGATCCGTCTGTGCGGTGTCTCACACTGACGGGCAACAGTGAGGCATTCTGTTCTGGTGCAGATCTCACTGCTTTCGACGGAGACGCAAGTGATGCTCCACGCTTGCGCCGCCTCGCATCCACGCTTCACGACAGCGTGATCCAACTCCATCAGGCCGAAACGCCGATTGTAACCGGTATTAACGCTGTCGCTGCGGGTGCTGGTGTCGGAGTAGCGCTTTCCGGTGATCTCGTCGTGATGAACGAGGACGCATCCATCGAGTTCGCGTATCCTCGCATTGGACTCACGGGCGATGGTGGTGCGACGTTCCTCCTTCCACGGCTCGTCGGTCTCCGTCGTGCAAAGGAAATTGCGCTGCTTGATGAACCAATCGGCGCTGATCACGCGGTGAGTCTCGGTCTCGTCACCGAAAGCGTCCCTGCCGACGAGTTCGAACAGCACCTTCACGATGTTGCCCAGCGACTCGCAGACGGTCCAACGGTAGCGCTGAGTGCAACAAAGCGCCTGCTCACCGAGAGCTTTGACCGTGACCTTGCACAGCAACTTGCAGACGAAACGAACACCATTGCACAAGCTGCCCAAACTGAAGATTACCAGCGTGGCTACGAAGCGTTCTTCGGAGACGACGATCCGGAATTTGTTGGTCGGTAG
- the eif1A gene encoding translation initiation factor eIF-1A, giving the protein MSDSGSRKSLRMPDDDEVFAIVTNMLGANRVSVRCMDGKERTARIPGRMQKRIWIREDDVVLVEPWDWQDEKADIAWRYSKQDADQLRREGHIQSG; this is encoded by the coding sequence ATGAGCGACAGTGGGAGCCGCAAAAGTTTGCGAATGCCCGACGATGACGAAGTGTTTGCAATCGTGACGAACATGCTCGGAGCGAATCGGGTGAGTGTACGATGCATGGACGGGAAAGAGCGAACAGCACGTATCCCAGGGCGAATGCAAAAACGAATCTGGATCCGGGAGGACGATGTCGTTCTCGTCGAGCCGTGGGATTGGCAGGACGAAAAGGCAGACATAGCATGGCGCTACAGCAAACAGGACGCTGATCAGTTGCGGCGGGAGGGACATATTCAAAGCGGTTAG
- the rio1 gene encoding serine/threonine-protein kinase Rio1, producing MTEEYGLLDMDASDEPGDEWKEIDVEDTAADRIARKQDREFLSFRKRIKDADQFKVEESVFDDATFAAIYKLVQDGYIEAFGGPVSTGKEASVYSALGAEDTVAVKIYRINASDFQHMRAYLDGDPRFSGIGSDKSKVVLAWVRKEFANLQRAQEAGVNVPEPITTERNVLVMEYVGDEQGRARRLIEVEIENPETAFEVVREYTRRLYDAGLVHGDLSEYNIVVHDGQLYVIDLGQAVTVHHPNSREFLERDCRNVARFFSQQGVDVTTTELLDYVLGNVKPKQ from the coding sequence ATGACCGAGGAGTACGGTTTGCTCGACATGGACGCGAGTGATGAGCCGGGCGATGAGTGGAAAGAAATCGATGTCGAGGACACGGCTGCCGATCGCATTGCTCGCAAGCAGGACCGCGAATTCCTCTCATTCCGCAAGCGCATCAAGGACGCAGATCAGTTCAAGGTCGAAGAATCGGTATTCGACGATGCGACGTTCGCGGCGATCTACAAACTCGTTCAGGATGGATACATCGAGGCGTTCGGTGGGCCGGTCTCGACGGGAAAAGAGGCGTCGGTGTACTCCGCGCTCGGGGCGGAGGATACGGTCGCCGTCAAGATCTATCGCATCAATGCGAGCGATTTCCAACACATGCGAGCGTATCTCGACGGCGATCCTCGCTTTTCGGGAATTGGGAGTGATAAGAGCAAAGTCGTTCTCGCATGGGTTAGAAAGGAGTTCGCCAACCTTCAGCGCGCACAGGAAGCAGGAGTGAACGTCCCCGAACCGATCACGACCGAGCGTAACGTTCTCGTAATGGAGTACGTCGGTGACGAGCAGGGTCGTGCGCGGCGACTCATCGAAGTGGAGATCGAAAATCCGGAGACAGCATTCGAGGTTGTCCGGGAGTACACCCGTCGACTCTACGACGCTGGGCTCGTCCACGGTGATCTGAGCGAGTACAACATCGTCGTCCACGATGGACAGTTATACGTGATTGATCTCGGACAGGCAGTGACCGTCCATCACCCAAACAGCCGCGAATTCCTCGAACGCGACTGCCGAAACGTCGCGCGCTTTTTCTCACAACAAGGGGTAGACGTGACGACCACAGAACTACTCGATTATGTGCTCGGAAATGTGAAACCCAAACAGTAG
- a CDS encoding pre-rRNA-processing protein PNO1, with protein sequence MQHVTIPQDRIGVLVGEGGETMREIESKAEVRLDIDSETGSVAVETVGDPILGLKGPEIVKAIGRGFRPDDALRLLDNDVMMLEIVDIDAAARNKNDLRRQKGRLIGENGRTRELMEELTGASVVIYGSTLGIIGRPNEVSAVRRAAEMILDGSPHGSVYSFLERRRTEMKQQELSYHEFPG encoded by the coding sequence ATGCAGCACGTGACGATTCCGCAGGACCGCATCGGCGTGCTCGTCGGTGAGGGAGGCGAAACGATGCGGGAGATCGAGTCGAAGGCTGAAGTCCGACTCGACATCGATTCTGAGACTGGGTCGGTCGCTGTCGAAACCGTTGGCGATCCAATTCTCGGGTTGAAAGGTCCAGAGATTGTCAAAGCTATTGGACGTGGATTTCGACCCGACGACGCTCTACGGTTGCTCGACAACGACGTGATGATGCTCGAGATTGTGGATATCGACGCCGCCGCGCGCAACAAGAACGATCTCCGTCGACAGAAAGGCCGACTCATCGGTGAGAACGGTCGCACACGCGAGTTGATGGAAGAACTTACCGGTGCATCGGTCGTCATTTACGGCTCGACGCTGGGGATCATCGGCCGACCGAACGAAGTGTCGGCTGTTCGCCGCGCCGCGGAGATGATTCTCGATGGGTCACCTCACGGCTCGGTCTACTCGTTCCTCGAACGACGCCGCACCGAAATGAAACAACAGGAGTTGAGTTATCACGAATTCCCTGGCTGA
- a CDS encoding MaoC/PaaZ C-terminal domain-containing protein, giving the protein MPYSYEPHYFEDMEVGKTFESAGRTVTETDFVVHSMLTGDWTELHTNKEYARDGPYGERIAHGPMTFIIATGLVQRSGFVERTVIAFLGMNYMDIPNPLFIGDTLTATFEVTEKRELNSRDDAGLVVIDADVRNQDDEAVFAGDMKFLFKRTEEHES; this is encoded by the coding sequence ATGCCGTACAGCTACGAGCCGCATTATTTCGAGGACATGGAAGTGGGAAAGACGTTCGAGAGCGCTGGTCGGACGGTAACCGAGACCGACTTCGTGGTACACTCGATGCTCACTGGAGATTGGACCGAACTACACACGAACAAGGAGTACGCCCGCGACGGCCCGTACGGCGAGCGTATCGCTCACGGTCCGATGACGTTTATCATCGCCACTGGTCTCGTCCAGCGCAGCGGCTTCGTCGAGCGAACCGTCATCGCCTTCCTTGGAATGAACTACATGGATATTCCAAACCCGCTGTTTATCGGTGATACGCTCACCGCGACGTTCGAAGTGACCGAAAAGCGCGAGCTGAACAGTCGAGACGATGCTGGGCTCGTCGTCATCGACGCTGACGTGCGAAATCAAGACGATGAAGCAGTGTTCGCGGGAGATATGAAGTTCCTCTTCAAACGAACGGAAGAACACGAATCGTAA